A genomic region of Bombus terrestris chromosome 12, iyBomTerr1.2, whole genome shotgun sequence contains the following coding sequences:
- the LOC100651172 gene encoding protein yellow has product MWGVLLFASLALTNGVEHKTIYSWSNVEYNFPNDAIRDSLIYNGGYIPENNMPLGLENWKDKIFITVPRWKNGVASNLNYISKNDPSECPKLTPYPNWETNDINTPDGIVSIFRVKVDACDRLWGVDTGTDDILGNSTQVRPVRIFVIDLITDKILRIYPLKSTDQTSNSFFADSVVNADPDNCDNAYFYISDLSGYGLVVYSWAKNDSWRISHNFFHFDPLHGNFNISGFNFQWQDGIFGMSLSAPQNDNYKTLYFHAMAGITEFSVSTETLQDNTLRKASNYDDFHVEGAKGPFTQGPTSLIDTNTGIDYFTQVSKNGIACWDTSVELNPNTFILAVQDNTTMIFPNDLSIDRPNNMLYVLSDNLPQFMFSTFDMKKRNFFITAINLDSLTQMCKKQDLKLKRRLPHIL; this is encoded by the exons ATGTGGGGCGTTTTATTGTTTGCGTCTCTTGCATTGACTAACGGCGTCGAacataaaacaatttattcGTGGAGCAACGTCGAATATAATTTTCCAAATGACGCTATTAGAGATTCTCTAATATACAATGGTGGATATATACCCGAAAATAATATGCCACTTGGTCTAGAAAATTGGAAAGACAAGATATTTATTACTGTACCTCGATGGAAGAATGGCGTCGCGTCCAATTTAAATTACATCTCAAAGAACGATCCATCAG aatgtcCAAAATTAACTCCTTATCCTAATTGGGAAACGAATGACATTAATACACCTGATGGCATTGTAAGCATCTTTCGTGTCAAAGTCGACGCTTGCGATCGATTATGGGGTGTCGACACAGGTACTGATGACATTTTAGGCAATAGCACACAAGTACGACCAGTGAGAATTTTCGTAATCGATTTGATAACAGATAAG aTATTGAGAATATATCCTCTAAAAAGTACGGACCAAACTTCAAATTCTTTCTTTGCCGATTCGGTAGTCAATGCAGATCCAGATAATTGTGACAATGCATACTTCTACATTTCGGATTTAAGCGGATATGGTTTGGTTGTTTATAGTTGGGCCAAGAACGATTCCTGGCGAATCTCGCACAATTTCTTCCATTTCGATCCTCTTCACG GAAACTTTAATATCAGTGGATTCAACTTCCAATGGCAGGATGGCATATTTGGAATGTCTTTGTCTGCGCCACAAAATGACAACtataaaactttatatttccaCGCGATGGCTGGTATCACTGAATTTTCTGTATCTACCGAAACCTTGCAGGATAACACGTTAAGGAAAGCTAGTAATTACGATGATTTTCACGTCGAGGGTGCAAAAGGTCCATTTACTCAAGGACCTACTTCTCTGATTGATACGAACACTGGTATCGATTATTTCACTCAAGTAAGCAAAAATGGCATCGCTTGTTGGGATACCAGTGTCGAATTAAACCCAAACACCTTCA TTCTTGCGGTTCAAGACAACACAACGATGATCTTTCCTAACGATTTGTCAATCGATCGGCCCAACAACATGCTATATGTGCTCTCCGATAATTTACCACAATTTATGTTCTCTACTTTTGACATGAAAAAGCGTAATTTCTTCATCACGGCGATCAACCTCGATTCTTTAACGCAGATGTGCAAGAAACAGGATCTCAAACTTAAGAGACGTCTTCCTCacattctttaa